A single region of the Kwoniella botswanensis chromosome 1, complete sequence genome encodes:
- a CDS encoding hydroxyacylglutathione hydrolase, whose amino-acid sequence MKVIPIQARSDNWMYLLIDSSKQAAVVDPYDAGKISTAAKEHGVEVTSLITTHHHNDHSGGNSKFLSLHPGLKAYAGSNQSPGTNVLVKEGDTFKIGQDIDVKCYHTPCHTQDSICFYVEDKKTGEKGVFTGDTLFLAGCGRFFEGTPEEMHAALTKLSKLPDDTLVFNGHEYTKGSAKFGLTVEPDNEALKGLLKKAENDNCTTGKSTIGDEKGWNVFMRLDRPEARKATGESDPVKIMGKLREMKNAM is encoded by the exons ATGAAAGTCATTCCTATCCAAGCACGATCCGATAATTGGATGTACCTCCTTATCGATTCGTCCAAGCAGGCTGCCGTGGTCGATCCATACGATGCTGGCAAGATATCCACCGCGGCTAAAGAGCATGGTGTGGAAGTGACGAGTCTGATCAcgactcatcatcataatgATCATTCCGGTGGAAATTCGAAATTC CTCTCCCTCCATCCTGGCCTCAAAGCCTATGCAGGATCAAATCAGAGTCCTGGAACGAACGTATTAGTGAAAGAGGGAGATACGTTCAAGATAGgacaagatatcgatgtcaa ATGCTATCATACACCTTGTCATACTCAGGATTCGATCTGTTTTTATGTGGAGGATAAGAAAACTGGCGAGAAAGGTGTATTCACCGG CGATACACTGTTCTTAGCTGGATGTGGACGATTTTtcgaag GTACCCCCGAAGAGATGCATGCTGCACTAACCAAACTATCCAAATTACCTGACGATACATTAGTATTCAACGGTCATGAGTATACCAAAGGAAGCGCAAAGTTTGGATTGACCGTCGAACCTGATAatgaagctttgaaagg attgttgaagaaggCTGAGAACGATAATTGCACCACTGGTAAATCGACtattggagatgagaagggatggaatgTATTTATGAGACTTGATAGACCCGAAGCACG GAAAGCTACGGGTGAATCTGATCCGGTGAAGATAATGGGTAAattgagagagatgaagaatgcCATGTGA